From a region of the Acidicapsa acidisoli genome:
- a CDS encoding VOC family protein, protein MKLNSLLLASALLALSVSSIAKAQQNAARPSITGISHLTLFADDITKSKEFYASLLGWDPIPASGTQSGIRFYANHAQYVELVTPATPGGANRLDSVGFSTSNAEALRKYLGANGVDVPKAVTVEKNGDRSFLVRDPEGNKVSFVQESNHPPRAPKSVSEEASNHIMHAGYMVRDRAALDHFYKDLLGFHLYWQGGNPDTQINWVMMQVPNGTDWIEYMLLLPASPSRAQLGSADHLAPGVTSVAELQARLEKRGWKPADNKNPQVLGVDGKMQLDLHDPDGTRVEFMEFKPVKEACCSAITGVHPSPTPGW, encoded by the coding sequence TCCATCACCGGCATATCTCACCTCACGCTCTTCGCTGACGACATAACAAAATCAAAAGAGTTCTACGCTTCCCTGCTTGGCTGGGACCCGATCCCGGCGAGCGGCACACAATCCGGCATTCGCTTCTACGCAAATCACGCGCAGTATGTGGAACTAGTCACTCCTGCCACACCTGGAGGGGCGAATCGCCTGGACAGCGTCGGTTTCTCAACCAGCAATGCCGAGGCGCTGCGCAAATACCTTGGAGCCAACGGCGTCGACGTGCCGAAGGCCGTCACAGTCGAGAAGAACGGCGACCGCAGCTTTCTCGTCCGCGATCCTGAAGGCAACAAAGTCTCGTTCGTGCAGGAAAGCAATCATCCTCCGCGTGCGCCGAAATCGGTCTCCGAGGAGGCGAGCAACCACATCATGCACGCCGGTTATATGGTCCGAGACCGCGCTGCGCTCGACCATTTCTACAAAGATCTTCTCGGATTTCACCTCTACTGGCAGGGCGGAAATCCCGACACGCAAATCAACTGGGTCATGATGCAGGTTCCGAACGGCACCGACTGGATCGAATACATGCTTCTACTGCCCGCGTCTCCTTCGCGCGCGCAGCTCGGCAGCGCCGATCATCTAGCGCCGGGCGTGACCAGCGTCGCCGAACTGCAGGCGCGCCTTGAAAAGCGCGGCTGGAAGCCTGCCGACAACAAGAACCCGCAAGTGCTTGGAGTCGATGGGAAGATGCAACTGGATCTGCACGATCCGGACGGAACCCGCGTTGAATTCATGGAATTCAAGCCGGTCAAGGAAGCCTGCTGCTCGGCTATTACCGGCGTCCATCCCAGTCCGACACCGGGTTGGTAG
- a CDS encoding competence/damage-inducible protein A, which produces MKSEIIAVGSELLTPFRQDTNSLYLTEKLNEIGVGVAFKTIVGDRRRDLVSAVRTALGRADIVAVMGGLGPTEDDLSREAVAEALGVGIRRDGQLVVALAARFAKRRIPMTDNNLKQADIIEGATVLPNANGTAPGLWLDTSFNGHRKLVMLVPGPPKECKALFADQCIPRLREILPVRHIAKRVLKATMIPESTADALLAPIYSTYKDVDTTILAGNAEIQLQLFCAKPSLELAQHRVDELASKLEEALEEHLFSSTGETLEQIVVYYLELKQETLAVAESCTGGLLSQRITSISGSSRSFLGGAVVYSNELKADFASVPPQLIANHGAVSAEVAEAMAQGIRRRVGASMGVGITGIAGPGGGTPEKPVGLVYVAVSYANKTESLECNFSGDRDRIRLWASQQALDMIRRRLM; this is translated from the coding sequence ATGAAATCCGAGATCATCGCTGTCGGTTCCGAGTTGCTCACTCCCTTCCGGCAGGACACAAACTCCCTGTACCTGACAGAAAAGCTCAACGAGATCGGCGTCGGCGTGGCCTTCAAGACCATCGTCGGCGACCGCAGGCGCGACTTGGTCAGCGCGGTTCGCACCGCGCTCGGCCGCGCCGATATTGTCGCCGTCATGGGCGGCCTCGGACCCACCGAAGACGACCTGAGCCGCGAAGCAGTGGCTGAGGCGCTGGGCGTCGGCATCCGCCGCGACGGCCAGCTTGTCGTCGCCCTGGCCGCGCGCTTTGCGAAACGCCGCATTCCGATGACCGACAACAACCTCAAGCAGGCCGACATTATTGAAGGCGCAACCGTGCTTCCCAACGCCAACGGCACCGCGCCCGGTCTGTGGCTGGACACCAGCTTCAACGGACATCGCAAGCTCGTCATGCTCGTTCCCGGCCCTCCGAAGGAGTGCAAGGCACTCTTCGCCGATCAGTGCATTCCTCGCCTGCGCGAGATTCTTCCCGTGCGCCACATCGCCAAGCGGGTGCTGAAGGCGACGATGATTCCAGAATCGACAGCGGACGCGCTGCTTGCGCCTATCTACTCGACTTACAAGGACGTCGACACTACGATCCTCGCCGGAAACGCCGAGATTCAGCTCCAGCTCTTCTGCGCCAAACCCTCGCTGGAGCTCGCCCAGCACCGCGTAGATGAACTCGCCAGCAAGCTCGAAGAGGCGCTGGAAGAGCACCTGTTTTCCTCAACCGGCGAAACTCTCGAACAGATCGTCGTCTACTATCTCGAACTCAAGCAGGAAACTCTCGCCGTCGCCGAAAGCTGCACGGGCGGCCTTCTTTCACAGCGCATCACCAGCATCAGCGGAAGCTCCCGCTCATTTCTGGGGGGAGCGGTGGTTTACTCGAATGAACTCAAGGCCGATTTCGCAAGTGTCCCACCGCAACTCATCGCAAACCACGGAGCGGTTAGCGCGGAGGTTGCCGAAGCCATGGCGCAAGGCATTCGGCGCCGCGTAGGCGCGAGCATGGGCGTAGGCATCACCGGCATCGCAGGCCCTGGCGGAGGCACGCCAGAAAAACCAGTAGGTCTGGTCTACGTCGCAGTCAGCTACGCCAACAAGACCGAGTCATTGGAATGCAACTTCAGCGGCGATCGCGACCGCATTCGGCTCTGGGCCAGCCAACAGGCGTTGGACATGATCCGCCGGCGGCTGATGTAA
- a CDS encoding prevent-host-death protein produces MRHISLREFRTRGAKALQDVPPGETALLVGQNGPAFFLVPVLGDVVQEDRDLRRAMAKASLREGWLAASLAGDISDEEIDQEISEVRASRRLRDAG; encoded by the coding sequence ATGCGTCACATTTCACTCCGAGAATTCCGCACGCGCGGTGCAAAGGCACTCCAGGATGTTCCTCCCGGAGAAACCGCGCTGCTCGTCGGTCAAAATGGCCCTGCCTTTTTCCTGGTTCCGGTACTTGGCGACGTCGTTCAAGAGGATCGAGACCTGCGCAGGGCCATGGCGAAGGCAAGTCTTCGAGAAGGCTGGCTAGCCGCCAGCTTGGCTGGTGACATAAGTGACGAGGAAATTGATCAGGAGATCAGCGAGGTCCGCGCCTCCCGACGCCTTCGCGACGCCGGATGA
- a CDS encoding putative toxin-antitoxin system toxin component, PIN family, producing the protein MRLVVLDANVIISAGIKPDGAPATILMDWVLEGLVQLVVSPQVAAEYREVVQRPKFRRYGFPPRWLESLIEESLQLADTEPLFPTCPDRADAPFLALAHSSGAWLVTGNLKHFPETARNGVTVLSPADYLAHISGEFQP; encoded by the coding sequence ATGAGACTCGTCGTATTGGATGCCAATGTGATTATCTCTGCTGGCATCAAGCCAGATGGAGCACCAGCGACGATCCTCATGGATTGGGTGCTGGAAGGACTCGTGCAGTTGGTCGTCAGCCCGCAAGTCGCAGCAGAGTACCGCGAGGTTGTCCAGCGTCCTAAGTTCCGCCGTTATGGCTTTCCTCCCCGTTGGTTGGAGTCTCTGATCGAGGAAAGCCTGCAACTTGCCGACACTGAGCCATTATTTCCAACTTGCCCGGACCGTGCAGATGCGCCATTTCTTGCGCTGGCCCACTCCTCTGGAGCGTGGCTGGTAACCGGCAACCTGAAACACTTCCCTGAGACGGCTAGAAATGGAGTCACCGTGCTCTCACCAGCCGATTATCTGGCTCATATATCGGGCGAGTTCCAGCCCTAA
- a CDS encoding HD-GYP domain-containing protein, with translation MIQQFVQSTVREGLRTTLRENQLAIARIHTKGDLQDSRFLNVAGENAALKAGMQLLRSESGSEAAERTVQDQLRELGEHMGFDFLIVSGPNGVPLAGVIRQSAEEPGGNSQLVPMDLATLEPGKKGLLFIGGRTFRVASVPIDQEEENLGSLSVGEYFNFAELTTPAVLIHDRTVIKSNIPGVSLSEVDAALGRCSGQSECDVRLKGVNWIALPMQSFGGGYLLESLENVDAATAPVASRLHSLFLTVAGGSVLVAFLCSVFSSRSIVKPIAAVVAHLRNAERTGVLPEFESDLSSTVEIRELARSYNRAAVSVRKARESLEGAYAEFVGSLAHALDARDRYTSGHSNRVSQLACATAVALGLDAEQVERIRVGASLHDIGKIGVPDSVLQKPGRLTDEEWAMVKEHPVIGRRILEGVQGLAPVLEAVELHHENWDGSGYPKGQSGEETPIDARIIHISDAYDAMTTDRSYRRGLTHERAVQILRENSGTQFDPRIVELFVNLPRQVLIAEPVVSEEPSRVRELEAVEAG, from the coding sequence ATGATCCAACAGTTCGTGCAATCGACTGTGCGCGAGGGCCTGCGCACAACTCTGCGTGAAAACCAGTTGGCGATTGCCCGCATTCACACGAAAGGTGATCTTCAAGACAGCCGCTTTCTCAATGTTGCAGGGGAAAACGCCGCACTTAAGGCCGGAATGCAACTGCTCCGGTCCGAATCCGGCAGCGAGGCGGCGGAAAGAACTGTGCAGGATCAACTGCGAGAGCTCGGCGAACATATGGGCTTCGATTTTCTGATTGTTTCCGGGCCCAATGGCGTGCCGCTCGCGGGCGTCATCCGCCAGTCCGCAGAAGAGCCTGGCGGGAACAGCCAACTCGTCCCGATGGATCTAGCCACTCTCGAACCTGGTAAAAAAGGGCTCCTTTTCATTGGTGGCCGCACCTTTAGGGTTGCATCGGTTCCGATTGATCAAGAGGAAGAAAATCTAGGCTCCCTTTCAGTGGGTGAGTATTTCAACTTCGCGGAACTCACGACTCCCGCCGTGCTGATCCATGACAGGACGGTGATCAAGTCCAACATCCCCGGTGTCTCACTCAGCGAGGTCGACGCGGCCCTCGGCCGATGTTCGGGCCAATCCGAATGCGACGTCCGATTGAAGGGAGTCAACTGGATTGCCCTTCCGATGCAGTCCTTCGGCGGCGGCTATCTACTGGAAAGTCTCGAAAACGTAGATGCGGCGACAGCTCCCGTTGCGTCCAGACTGCACAGCCTGTTCCTCACCGTGGCGGGGGGGTCCGTGCTGGTTGCTTTCCTATGCAGTGTCTTTTCGTCACGTTCCATCGTGAAACCCATCGCAGCCGTGGTAGCTCATCTCCGCAACGCGGAGCGGACCGGCGTGCTCCCGGAGTTCGAGAGCGATCTTTCGTCGACGGTGGAAATCCGGGAGCTCGCCAGAAGCTACAACCGGGCCGCCGTGTCCGTTCGGAAAGCACGGGAAAGCCTGGAAGGAGCGTACGCGGAGTTTGTCGGTTCCCTCGCGCACGCGCTCGATGCACGCGATCGGTATACCTCCGGTCATAGCAATCGGGTCAGCCAGCTCGCATGTGCAACAGCGGTTGCGCTGGGTCTTGATGCTGAGCAAGTGGAACGGATTCGGGTCGGCGCGTCCCTCCACGACATCGGCAAAATTGGGGTCCCCGACAGCGTTCTCCAGAAGCCTGGCCGACTCACAGACGAGGAGTGGGCCATGGTCAAGGAACACCCCGTGATTGGCCGCCGGATTCTTGAAGGCGTGCAGGGCCTCGCGCCCGTCCTCGAGGCCGTAGAGCTGCATCACGAGAACTGGGATGGCTCAGGATACCCGAAAGGGCAATCGGGCGAAGAAACGCCAATCGACGCACGCATCATTCACATATCGGATGCTTATGACGCAATGACGACCGATCGGTCATATAGGCGAGGATTGACCCACGAGCGAGCCGTCCAGATTCTTCGCGAGAACTCGGGAACGCAATTCGATCCCAGGATTGTAGAGCTGTTCGTGAATCTGCCGCGCCAAGTTCTCATTGCTGAACCGGTTGTGTCGGAAGAACCTAGCCGGGTGAGGGAACTTGAAGCAGTGGAGGCTGGATGA
- a CDS encoding carboxypeptidase regulatory-like domain-containing protein codes for MNSLRVLIAFVVLAVGAGAQNITGTILVKKRLTNRRVTATVSIYQRGTAVKLGEDAGEDPLEYERSHVVIYLEGPGSAEANSSHPATLPIQQLDRQFSPDLLVVPVGSTVSFPNMDPIFHNIFSLSKPKTFDLGSYSKGETRNVVFPKPGVVDVYCHLHPNMEATIIVTPNRWYARADRAGQYRIPDVPPGKYTIVAWHRTAGYFRKSIEVETGRDSVADFFIPIDKDPE; via the coding sequence ATGAATAGCCTGCGCGTACTTATCGCATTCGTTGTCCTCGCTGTCGGGGCAGGAGCGCAGAACATCACGGGTACGATTCTGGTCAAGAAGAGGCTGACCAACAGGCGTGTCACCGCCACTGTTTCCATTTATCAGCGGGGGACCGCCGTGAAGCTCGGTGAAGACGCCGGGGAAGATCCCCTGGAATATGAACGGTCACACGTTGTGATCTATCTTGAAGGGCCGGGTTCCGCAGAAGCGAATTCCTCCCATCCGGCTACGCTTCCGATCCAGCAACTCGACCGTCAATTCTCGCCCGATCTCCTTGTTGTCCCGGTAGGTTCAACTGTTTCGTTCCCCAACATGGATCCTATCTTTCACAATATCTTCTCGCTTTCTAAGCCGAAAACCTTCGATCTTGGAAGTTACAGCAAGGGTGAAACGCGCAACGTGGTTTTTCCGAAGCCTGGTGTTGTAGACGTCTACTGTCATCTGCACCCAAATATGGAAGCCACCATCATCGTGACTCCAAACCGGTGGTATGCGCGGGCGGATCGAGCAGGGCAGTATCGAATACCGGATGTGCCGCCTGGCAAATACACCATTGTTGCGTGGCACAGGACTGCCGGCTACTTCCGAAAATCGATTGAGGTGGAAACAGGGCGCGACTCCGTCGCTGATTTTTTTATTCCGATCGACAAAGACCCGGAGTAA